The Clupea harengus chromosome 26, Ch_v2.0.2, whole genome shotgun sequence genome has a segment encoding these proteins:
- the slc8a1a gene encoding sodium/calcium exchanger 1a, with amino-acid sequence MDQPFSSVTLKLCMTLAFFVQETHSTSLNSTYSGQSQSNETSSCGGSHECKPGVIFPVWLPQNPPFGEMLARAIIYFVGLFYMFLGVSIIADRFMASIEVITSQEKQITIKKPNGEITTTTVRIWNETVSNLTLMALGSSAPEILLSVVEVCGHGFDAGELGPNTIVGSAAFNMFVIIGLCVSVIPDGDHRKIKHLRVFFVTAFWSIFAYTWLYLILAVISPGQVEVWEGLVTLFFFPVFVLFAWVADRRLLFYKYVHKRYRVGKRKGMIIETEGEPELQSKADIEMDGQVLNAHAEELMDGVMGVEDKDMDEEEVRMDMARILKELKQKHPEKEIEQLIELANYQLLSQQQKSRAFYRCQATRLMTGAGNILKKHAAEQARKAIGHHEMRSVVFDSDLSSKLFFDPCTYQCLENCGKVALNVVRRGGDLTSTVSVDYRTEDGTANAGSDYQYTEGTIIFRPGETEKEIRIDIIDDDIFEEDEHFVVHLSNVRVVSAGSGAGPHSGANHTETLAGLGLPSTATVTIFDDDHAGIFTFEEPLVHVSESIGMMEVKVLRSSGARGVVVVPYKTIAGTAKGGGEDFEDTHGVLEFQNDEIVKTIQINIIDDEEYEKNKNLFVELGEPQIVEMSERKGGVSSFHQVPHCPN; translated from the coding sequence ATGGATCAACCATTTTCCTCTGTCACACTGAAACTATGTATGACTTTAGCTTTTTTTGTGCAAGAGACACACTCAACTTCGCTCAATAGCACATACTCAGGACAGTCCCAGAGCAATGAAACCTCTAGCTGTGGTGGCAGTCATGAGTGTAAGCCTGGTGTGATTTTTCCCGTATGGCTGCCTCAGAACCCACCTTTTGGTGAAATGCTGGCTCGCGCCATCATTTATTTTGTGGGTCTATTCTACATGTTCCTGGGCGTCTCTATAATCGCAGATCGCTTTATGGCATCCATTGAAGTCATCACCTCACAGGAAAAGCAGATCACCATCAAGAAACCCAACGGTGAAATCACCACCACCACGGTGCGGATCTGGAACGAGACCGTCTCCAACCTGACTCTCATGGCACTGGGCTCCTCGGCGCCTGAGATCCTGCTCTCcgtggtggaggtgtgtgggcaCGGCTTTGATGCCGGTGAGCTGGGCCCCAACACTATCGTGGGGAGTGCAGCCTTCAACATGTTTGTCATAATTGggctatgtgtgtctgtcatccCGGACGGAGACCACCGCAAGATCAAACACCTGCGGGTCTTTTTTGTCACTGCGTTCTGGAGTATATTTGCTTACACCTGGCTGTACCTGATCCTAGCCGTCATCTCACCTGGCCAGGTGGAGGTGTGGGAAGGCTTGGtgactctcttcttcttccctgtttttgtgttatttgcATGGGTGGCTGACCGAAGACTGCTGTTCTACAAGTACGTGCACAAGCGCTATCGCGTGGGCAAACGGAAGGGCATGATCATTGAGACGGAGGGTGAGCCTGAACTCCAGTCGAAAGCAGACATTGAGATGGACGGACAGGTGTTGAACGCCCACGCAGAGGAGCTCATGGATGGGGTGATGGGCGTTGAGGATAAAGACATGGACGAAGAAGAGGTCCGGATGGACATGGCCAGGATCCTGAAAGAGCTGAAACAGAAACATCCCGAGAAGGAGATTGAGCAGCTCATTGAGCTCGCAAACTACCAGCTCCTCAGTCAGCAGCAGAAGAGTCGAGCCTTCTATCGTTGCCAGGCAACCAGGCTCATGACGGGCGCTGGAAACATCCTGAAGAAGCATGCGGCCGAACAGGCCAGAAAAGCCATTGGACACCACGAGATGCGCTCCGTGGTGTTTGACAGTGATCTCTCATCCAAGCTGTTCTTTGATCCCTGCACATATCAGTGTTTGGAGAACTGTGGCAAGGTGGCTCTTAATGTGGTTCGGCGAGGCGGCGACTTAACCAGTACTGTGTCGGTGGACTACCGCACTGAAGATGGCACGGCCAACGCTGGGTCTGACTACCAGTACACCGAAGGTACCATCATCTTCAGGCCCGgtgaaacagagaaggagatcCGGATTGATATTATTGATGACGACATCTTTGAAGAAGATGAGCATTTTGTTGTCCACCTCAGTAATGTGCGAGTGGTGTCTGCTGGCTCAGGGGCCGGTCCCCACTCAGGGGccaaccacacagagacactggctGGCCTGGGGCTCCCCTCCACCGCCACTGTCACCATCTTTGATGACGACCATGCTGGAATCTTTACATTCGAGGAGCCGCTGGTTCACGTCAGTGAAAGTATTGGCATGATGGAGGTGAAAGTTCTCCGTAGCTCCGGGGCCCGTGGCGTGGTGGTGGTGCCCTACAAGACTATAGCGGGCACAGCTAAAGGGGGCGGGGAAGATTTTGAAGACACACATGGAGTGCTGGAGTTCCAGAACGATGAGATTGT